In Methanosphaera sp. ISO3-F5, a genomic segment contains:
- a CDS encoding cobalamin-dependent protein (Presence of a B(12) (cobalamin)-binding domain implies dependence on cobalamin itself, in one of its several forms, or in some unusual lineages, dependence on a cobalamin-like analog.) — translation MTLNQWIKKETKKVLLVEPDFPIPTKSRNHSNFLPIGLLKIASFLREKSIDVKLIRHEHKDLTQQTLFIEDNADVDFIPDLICITSVFTYWSSYVKDAVQYYKRLYPNAPVLVGGIYASLLRDHCLEYTGCDDVITGIIPEAEKLRPAYDLVDVDYQILHTTRGCIRKCGFCGVYVVEPDWLYKKSIKDEIFKKKIVFYDNNLLANPCIDNILDELIELKKEKKISYVESQSGFDGRLLIDHPEYAYKMKEAGFKNPKIAWDHHYSDAEFIKQQLDILFEAGFKPREISVFMIYNHDIDYNEMEDKRVKCFEWGVQITDCRFRPLDKTDDGYNPSKRKQTNKEYHINPNWTDEEVRSFRRNVRRHNICIRMDADFHSSKLERKKIPQEKAKELRYMSYDEVKNILDDAWTPRVPSYINL, via the coding sequence ATGACGTTAAATCAATGGATTAAAAAAGAGACTAAAAAGGTTTTATTAGTTGAACCAGATTTTCCTATTCCTACAAAGAGTAGAAATCATTCTAACTTTTTGCCTATAGGTTTATTAAAAATTGCTAGTTTCTTAAGGGAAAAATCTATTGATGTAAAGTTAATTCGTCATGAACATAAAGATTTAACTCAACAAACTTTATTTATAGAAGATAATGCAGATGTTGATTTTATTCCTGATTTAATTTGTATAACGTCTGTTTTTACTTATTGGTCTAGTTATGTGAAAGATGCTGTTCAGTATTATAAAAGGTTATATCCTAATGCTCCAGTTTTGGTTGGTGGAATTTATGCTTCTTTATTACGAGATCATTGTTTGGAGTATACTGGATGTGATGATGTTATTACGGGTATTATTCCTGAGGCTGAAAAATTAAGACCTGCTTATGATTTGGTTGATGTTGATTATCAAATTTTACATACTACTCGTGGTTGTATTCGTAAATGTGGTTTTTGTGGTGTTTATGTAGTGGAGCCAGATTGGTTGTATAAGAAAAGTATTAAAGATGAAATTTTTAAGAAGAAGATTGTTTTTTATGATAATAATCTTTTAGCTAATCCTTGTATTGATAATATATTGGATGAATTAATTGAATTGAAGAAAGAAAAGAAGATTTCTTATGTTGAATCTCAGAGTGGTTTTGATGGTCGTTTATTGATAGATCATCCGGAATATGCTTATAAGATGAAAGAGGCAGGTTTTAAAAATCCTAAAATTGCTTGGGATCATCATTATAGTGATGCTGAGTTTATTAAACAACAGTTGGACATATTGTTTGAAGCTGGATTTAAACCTAGAGAAATATCTGTTTTCATGATTTATAATCATGATATTGATTATAATGAAATGGAGGATAAACGAGTTAAATGTTTTGAGTGGGGTGTTCAGATAACTGATTGTCGTTTTAGACCTTTGGATAAAACAGATGATGGTTATAATCCTAGTAAGCGTAAACAAACTAATAAAGAGTATCATATTAATCCTAATTGGACTGATGAGGAAGTTCGTTCATTTAGACGTAATGTTCGTAGACATAATATTTGTATTAGGATGGATGCTGATTTTCATAGTTCTAAGTTAGAACGTAAAAAAATACCTCAAGAAAAAGCTAAAGAACTCCGTTATATGTCTTATGATGAGGTTAAAAATATTCTTGATGATGCTTGGACGCCTAGGGTTCCAAGTTACATCAATTTATAA
- a CDS encoding transposase, whose protein sequence is MSLGNVLLDSMGNFNSYVCDKYILVDNKLRNRKLPPECIMKYILWNRGRTTALEALYFMEEYWGELDMDVSKQAISQRRMIINPQAYIDINDELIREIYRRPEELKTFKGFYLTAGDGSIFDLPNYPTVREDFDIEDNNHSHHTSTARVSTMVDVLNEFIISSAISNRKYGEVKHAINHLEDAKDKIDLKKTITIYDRGYPSKDLILKTMDLNSFFIIRLKKDTFIEQRENITTDDEIIEVPIDKDYLRRISDNEIKELAKKQDKIKIRIITIPLSSGEIETLATNVFDKTITIDDFKMIYNKRWGIETSXXZTKKQTTN, encoded by the coding sequence ATGTCTTTAGGTAATGTTTTATTAGATAGTATGGGAAATTTTAATAGTTATGTTTGTGATAAATATATTTTAGTTGATAATAAACTTCGTAATCGTAAGTTGCCTCCGGAATGTATTATGAAGTATATTCTTTGGAATCGTGGCCGTACGACTGCTTTGGAAGCTTTGTATTTTATGGAGGAATATTGGGGTGAATTGGATATGGATGTTTCTAAGCAAGCTATTTCTCAAAGGAGGATGATTATTAATCCTCAAGCATATATTGATATTAATGATGAGTTAATACGGGAAATTTATAGGAGACCTGAAGAGTTGAAAACTTTCAAAGGTTTTTATTTAACTGCTGGTGATGGTTCGATATTTGATTTACCTAATTATCCTACTGTTCGTGAAGATTTTGATATTGAAGATAATAATCATTCCCACCATACTTCTACAGCTAGGGTTTCCACTATGGTTGATGTACTTAATGAATTTATCATTAGTTCTGCTATTAGTAACAGAAAATATGGTGAAGTTAAGCATGCTATTAACCATTTGGAAGATGCTAAAGATAAAATAGATCTTAAGAAGACAATAACAATATATGATAGAGGATATCCTTCCAAAGATTTAATTTTAAAAACAATGGATTTAAACTCATTTTTTATAATACGTCTTAAAAAAGACACATTCATAGAACAAAGAGAAAATATAACTACTGATGATGAAATAATAGAAGTACCAATTGATAAAGATTACCTGAGAAGAATATCAGATAATGAAATAAAAGAATTAGCAAAAAAGCAAGATAAAATAAAAATACGAATAATAACCATCCCCTTATCATCTGGAGAAATAGAAACCCTTGCAACAAATGTTTTTGATAAAACAATTACAATAGATGACTTTAAAATGATATACAACAAAAGATGGGGAATTGAAACCAGTWAWNGRSAAACTAAAAAACAAACTACAAACTGA
- a CDS encoding radical SAM protein: MHYTGNIYRPPLEANTPLLEVTIGCSWNKCSFCTMYANTKFEASPINHIREDVKEIKQAYGENTRKLFIVNGDAFTLPTQSLLKIGEIIHEHLPKVETISCYASIRNIKTKSLQDLEKLRNTGYNNFYIGLESANDYALELMNKGYTQEEEYENLEKLEKAGIDYNAIIMYGVTGKGRSDEHINDTVKLLNRYKPRIILSMSTSVQTGTRLEEYRKEGRFIDLTERELICEERSFIEKLSMDDDCYYFGSHPYNLLRLSNYFENKEEMLEYIDNAVNKIDRNEPGLLDKVLNRGSL, from the coding sequence ATGCATTACACGGGAAACATATACAGACCACCATTAGAAGCAAACACGCCACTACTAGAAGTAACCATTGGCTGCTCATGGAACAAATGCTCCTTCTGCACAATGTATGCAAACACAAAATTCGAAGCATCACCAATAAATCATATAAGAGAAGATGTAAAGGAAATAAAACAGGCCTACGGAGAAAATACTAGAAAACTCTTCATAGTAAACGGTGACGCATTCACATTACCAACACAATCATTGCTTAAAATAGGAGAAATAATACATGAACACTTACCAAAAGTAGAAACAATATCATGCTATGCATCCATCAGAAACATAAAAACAAAATCATTACAAGACTTAGAAAAACTACGAAACACTGGTTATAATAACTTTTACATAGGACTAGAATCAGCAAACGATTATGCACTAGAATTAATGAACAAGGGATACACACAGGAAGAAGAATATGAAAACCTTGAAAAACTAGAAAAGGCAGGCATAGACTATAATGCCATAATAATGTACGGCGTCACAGGGAAGGGAAGAAGTGATGAACACATCAACGATACAGTGAAACTATTAAACAGGTACAAGCCAAGGATAATTCTGTCAATGTCAACAAGCGTACAAACCGGCACACGCCTAGAAGAATACAGGAAAGAAGGTCGATTCATAGACTTAACAGAAAGAGAACTAATATGTGAAGAAAGAAGTTTCATAGAAAAATTATCTATGGATGATGACTGTTACTACTTTGGCAGTCACCCATATAATCTCTTAAGACTAAGCAATTACTTCGAAAATAAGGAAGAAATGTTAGAATATATTGACAATGCAGTCAATAAGATTGATAGAAATGAGCCCGGTTTACTGGATAAGGTTCTGAACAGGGGATCATTATAA
- a CDS encoding radical SAM protein, with protein sequence MTGQVNRPPTEADVPLLEVTYGCSWNKCTFCTMYHKTEFGASPLCDIEEDLRELKQKYPDGIKRIFIINGDSFRLPYTKLVRIGELIREYFPEIECISCYASILGLKYKTLSQLEELRNLNFNDLYIGIESASDYVLELMNNGYTSEDVYECLKKLQGVNMRYNALIMLGAGGVEHSEEHVQKTIKLLNTFKPHIFSPLSTTVDEGSLLYDYVESGRFNMLTERQMVEEELCFLENVDFDDDYYFFGNHMYNLIPASGYFRHKDFIIDFIREEVDRLDCEKPGLLDSKFNTFLKKYGGFLML encoded by the coding sequence ATGACAGGTCAGGTTAACAGGCCACCAACAGAAGCAGATGTACCATTACTGGAGGTAACATATGGATGTTCATGGAATAAATGCACATTCTGTACAATGTACCATAAGACAGAGTTTGGAGCATCACCACTATGTGACATAGAAGAGGATTTAAGGGAATTAAAACAGAAGTACCCCGATGGGATAAAAAGAATCTTCATAATTAATGGTGATTCATTCAGATTACCATACACTAAATTAGTCAGGATAGGTGAACTAATACGGGAGTATTTTCCGGAAATAGAATGCATATCCTGTTATGCTTCAATACTAGGTTTAAAGTATAAAACACTTAGTCAACTGGAAGAGTTAAGAAATCTTAACTTTAATGATCTTTACATTGGTATTGAAAGTGCCAGTGATTATGTGTTGGAGTTAATGAATAATGGGTATACTAGTGAGGATGTTTATGAATGCCTTAAGAAGTTACAGGGAGTGAATATGAGGTATAATGCTTTAATTATGTTGGGTGCTGGTGGTGTTGAGCATTCTGAGGAACATGTTCAGAAGACGATAAAGTTGCTTAATACTTTTAAGCCTCATATTTTTTCTCCTTTGTCTACTACTGTTGATGAGGGTTCGTTATTGTATGATTATGTGGAAAGTGGTAGGTTTAATATGTTAACTGAGAGGCAGATGGTTGAAGAGGAATTGTGTTTCTTGGAGAATGTTGATTTTGATGATGATTATTATTTCTTTGGTAATCATATGTATAATCTTATTCCTGCTAGTGGTTATTTTAGGCATAAGGATTTTATTATTGATTTTATAAGGGAGGAGGTTGATCGTTTGGATTGTGAGAAGCCTGGTTTGTTGGATAGTAAGTTTAATACTTTTCTTAAGAAGTATGGTGGTTTTTTAATGCTTTAG